A genome region from Micromonospora sp. M71_S20 includes the following:
- a CDS encoding ABC transporter permease — translation MFRFIVRRLLQLIPTLFGLSLLLFIWLRRLPGGPETAILGERGTPEMRAQIRRNMGLDEPILVQYGRFVRRLIRLDLGTSTSTKRTVVTEFVERFPGTVELSITAMLIAIGVGIPLGYLAARRRGRMLDHLSVGGSLIGICIPVFFLAYVLKAIFAENLGWFPASGRQDPTLGATRITNFFVLDGIMTREWDAAADALWHLVLPAVALASIPLAIIVRITRASVLEVLNEDFVRTAEAKGLTESTVRRRHVLRNSMLPVVTSIGLLTGGLLSGAVLTETVFAFSGIGAFIYEAISQRDYPVLMGFILIIAVVYVLVNLLVDLSYSLIDPRVRVR, via the coding sequence GTGTTCCGGTTCATCGTCAGACGCCTGCTTCAGCTGATACCCACGCTGTTCGGGCTCTCCCTCCTGCTGTTCATCTGGCTCCGCCGACTGCCCGGCGGTCCCGAGACCGCCATCCTCGGTGAGCGCGGGACGCCCGAGATGCGCGCCCAGATCCGGCGCAACATGGGCCTCGACGAGCCGATCCTGGTGCAGTACGGCCGGTTCGTGCGGCGGCTGATCCGCCTCGACCTGGGCACGTCGACCTCCACCAAGCGGACCGTCGTCACCGAGTTCGTCGAGCGCTTCCCCGGCACGGTCGAGCTGTCCATCACCGCGATGCTGATCGCGATCGGCGTCGGCATCCCGCTGGGCTACCTGGCGGCCCGGCGCCGCGGCCGGATGCTGGACCACCTCTCGGTCGGCGGCTCCCTGATCGGCATCTGCATCCCCGTCTTCTTCCTCGCGTACGTGCTCAAGGCGATCTTCGCGGAGAACCTCGGCTGGTTCCCGGCGAGCGGCCGGCAGGACCCGACGCTCGGGGCGACGCGGATCACCAACTTCTTCGTCCTCGACGGGATCATGACCCGGGAGTGGGACGCCGCCGCCGACGCGCTCTGGCACCTGGTGCTGCCGGCTGTCGCGCTGGCCAGCATCCCGCTGGCGATCATCGTCCGGATCACCCGCGCGAGCGTGCTGGAGGTCCTCAACGAGGACTTCGTCCGCACCGCCGAGGCGAAGGGCCTGACCGAGAGCACGGTCCGGCGCCGGCACGTGCTGCGCAACTCCATGCTCCCGGTGGTCACCTCGATCGGCCTGCTCACCGGCGGCCTGCTCTCCGGCGCGGTGCTGACCGAGACCGTCTTCGCCTTCAGCGGCATCGGAGCCTTCATCTACGAGGCGATCAGCCAGCGTGACTATCCGGTCCTGATGGGCTTCATCCTGATCATCGCGGTGGTGTACGTGCTGGTGAACCTCCTGGTCGACCTCTCCTACAGCCTGATCGACCCGAGGGTGAGGGTCCGATGA
- a CDS encoding ABC transporter substrate-binding protein: MRASRPKVALAAVAVAALAVAGCAESDRDDSSGGSKKDTLVFGVAGDPKVLDPSFASDGESLRVARQVFETLVRPEEGGTKVTPGLAETWTPDAAGTTWTFKLRSGVKFHDGTEFNAEAVCKNFDRWYNAKGLMQSPDVTPYWQDVMGGFAKNESADLPPSLFKSCTAKDATTVDLAFTRVSSKIPAALMLPSFSMHSPTALEKYDASNVGGTAEDIKYPAYATAHPTGTGPFKFKSWDVANKTLTIERNEDYAGTKAKLKTLIYKTISDENARKQALRSGDIQGYDLVGPADVEPLKGEGFNVLTRPAFNILYLGINQKGNPKLADVKVRQAIAHALNRQALVDSKLPPGAKVADNFMPDTVEGWNGDVTKYNYDPAKAKALLAEAGATNLTLRFHYPTEVTRPYMPNPKDIFELLSADLKAVGINVQAIPLKWSPDYLNATTSGAKHDLHFLGWTGDYGDAYNFIGTMFDRKKDEWGFDNAALFAQFQDADTTADAAARTEKYKALNKAIMDFLPGVPVSHSPPAIVFGKDVTGVKASPLTDERFSTAEFKS, translated from the coding sequence ATGCGTGCATCCAGGCCGAAGGTCGCCCTCGCGGCCGTCGCGGTCGCGGCCCTCGCGGTAGCAGGCTGCGCCGAGAGCGACCGCGATGACAGTTCCGGCGGTAGCAAGAAGGACACCCTCGTCTTCGGCGTAGCCGGAGACCCGAAGGTGCTCGACCCGAGCTTCGCCAGCGACGGTGAGTCGCTGCGCGTGGCGCGTCAGGTCTTCGAGACGCTGGTCCGTCCGGAGGAGGGTGGCACCAAGGTCACCCCCGGCCTGGCCGAGACCTGGACCCCGGACGCCGCCGGCACCACGTGGACCTTCAAGCTGCGCTCCGGCGTGAAGTTCCACGACGGCACCGAATTCAACGCCGAGGCGGTCTGCAAGAACTTCGACCGCTGGTACAACGCCAAGGGCCTCATGCAGAGCCCCGACGTGACCCCGTACTGGCAGGACGTCATGGGCGGCTTCGCCAAGAACGAGAGCGCGGACCTGCCGCCGAGCCTCTTCAAGTCCTGCACCGCCAAGGACGCCACGACCGTCGACCTGGCCTTCACCCGGGTCTCCAGCAAGATCCCGGCCGCGCTGATGCTGCCCTCGTTCTCGATGCACAGCCCGACCGCGCTGGAGAAGTACGACGCCAGCAACGTGGGCGGCACCGCCGAGGACATCAAGTACCCGGCCTACGCCACGGCGCACCCGACCGGCACCGGCCCGTTCAAGTTCAAGTCCTGGGACGTCGCCAACAAGACGCTCACCATCGAGCGCAACGAGGACTACGCCGGCACCAAGGCCAAGCTGAAGACCCTCATCTACAAGACGATCTCGGACGAGAACGCGCGCAAGCAGGCGCTGCGCTCCGGCGACATCCAGGGGTACGACCTGGTCGGCCCGGCCGACGTCGAGCCGCTGAAGGGCGAGGGCTTCAACGTTCTGACCCGCCCGGCGTTCAACATCCTCTACCTGGGCATCAACCAGAAGGGGAACCCGAAGCTCGCCGACGTGAAGGTCCGCCAGGCCATCGCCCACGCGCTGAACCGGCAGGCTCTCGTCGACTCGAAGCTGCCCCCGGGCGCCAAGGTCGCCGACAACTTCATGCCGGACACCGTCGAGGGCTGGAACGGCGACGTCACCAAGTACAACTACGACCCGGCGAAGGCGAAGGCGCTGCTGGCCGAGGCCGGCGCGACGAACCTGACCCTGCGGTTCCACTACCCGACCGAGGTCACCCGGCCGTACATGCCGAACCCGAAGGACATCTTCGAGCTGCTCTCGGCGGACCTCAAGGCGGTCGGCATCAACGTCCAGGCCATCCCGCTCAAGTGGAGCCCGGACTACCTGAACGCCACCACGTCGGGCGCCAAGCACGACCTGCACTTCCTCGGCTGGACCGGTGACTACGGCGACGCGTACAACTTCATCGGCACCATGTTCGACCGGAAGAAGGACGAGTGGGGCTTTGACAACGCGGCTCTGTTCGCCCAGTTCCAGGACGCCGACACCACCGCTGACGCGGCGGCCCGGACCGAGAAGTACAAGGCCCTGAACAAGGCCATCATGGACTTCCTGCCCGGTGTCCCGGTGTCGCACTCGCCGCCGGCGATCGTGTTCGGCAAGGACGTGACCGGGGTCAAGGCGAGCCCGCTCACCGACGAGCGGTTCTCCACCGCCGAGTTCAAGTCCTGA
- the recR gene encoding recombination mediator RecR produces the protein MYEGAIQDLIDELGRLPGVGPKSAQRIAFHVLSADPADVNRLAGALRKVKELVRFCTSCYNVAESDRCRICRDPRRTDEVLCVVEEPKDVVAIERTGEFRGRYHVLGGAINPLEGIGPDNLRIRELMARLSDGTVRELILATDPNTEGEATATYLALMVKPMGISVTRLASGLPVGGDLEYADEITLGRAFEGRRAV, from the coding sequence ATGTACGAGGGTGCCATCCAGGACCTGATCGACGAGCTGGGGCGGCTGCCGGGCGTGGGCCCGAAGAGCGCCCAGCGGATCGCCTTCCACGTCCTGTCCGCCGACCCGGCCGACGTCAACCGGCTGGCCGGGGCGTTGCGCAAGGTCAAGGAGCTGGTGCGGTTCTGCACCAGTTGCTACAACGTGGCCGAGTCCGACCGGTGCCGGATCTGCCGCGACCCGCGCCGCACGGACGAGGTGCTCTGCGTGGTCGAGGAGCCGAAGGACGTGGTCGCGATCGAGCGGACCGGCGAGTTCCGGGGCCGTTACCACGTGCTCGGCGGGGCGATCAATCCGCTGGAGGGGATCGGGCCGGACAACCTGCGCATCCGCGAGCTGATGGCCCGGCTCAGCGACGGCACCGTGCGGGAGCTGATCCTGGCCACGGACCCGAACACCGAGGGCGAGGCGACCGCGACGTACCTGGCGTTGATGGTCAAGCCGATGGGCATCTCGGTGACCCGGTTGGCGAGCGGCCTGCCGGTCGGCGGCGACCTGGAGTACGCCGACGAGATCACGCTCGGCCGCGCCTTCGAGGGCCGGCGCGCCGTCTGA
- a CDS encoding YbaB/EbfC family nucleoid-associated protein codes for MQQMLKQAQKMQQQIAKAQAELAEAELTGTAGGGLVTATVAGTGELKSIKIDPKAVDPEDVETLEDLVVAAMHNAAEAARELTEKKMGPVTGGMGGLGLPGF; via the coding sequence ATGCAGCAGATGCTGAAGCAGGCGCAGAAGATGCAGCAGCAGATCGCCAAGGCGCAGGCCGAGCTCGCCGAGGCGGAGCTGACCGGCACCGCCGGCGGTGGCCTGGTCACCGCGACCGTCGCCGGCACCGGCGAGCTGAAGTCGATCAAGATCGACCCGAAGGCGGTGGACCCGGAGGACGTGGAGACCCTGGAGGACCTCGTCGTCGCGGCCATGCACAACGCCGCCGAGGCGGCGCGGGAGCTGACCGAGAAGAAGATGGGCCCGGTCACCGGCGGCATGGGCGGCCTCGGCCTGCCCGGTTTCTGA
- a CDS encoding DUF2332 domain-containing protein: MPREQAAAAMERQARACADMAAALYAHLLARAAGDVRAGGPCATVITGYEDADPDALVSLRLLGGVHALVLSGRAPELARYYPSAGGAYRAADAPACWAAFRAVVEAEHDTLRGWLRRPPQTNETGRANLLLAGLLHAVHEVGGLPVRLVELGASAGLNLRADRFRVEAAGFAWGPADSPVRLPDAWRGGAPDWLREAAGAHPELTVVERLGCDVTPIDPGDPDGALALRAYLWPEHTARAARLAGALELAGRLPARVVAAGAADFLAGITPRPGTLTVVWHSVMRQYVPAEEWARVTAELDRLAAAGSADAPVAHVSFEPHPREARDDFQLRARLGTGPERLLAEAHPHGLPAWPA, encoded by the coding sequence ATGCCCCGTGAACAGGCCGCGGCGGCCATGGAACGGCAGGCCCGGGCCTGCGCCGACATGGCCGCCGCCCTCTACGCCCACCTGCTGGCGCGCGCCGCCGGGGACGTGCGCGCCGGCGGCCCGTGCGCCACCGTCATCACGGGGTACGAGGACGCCGACCCCGACGCCCTCGTGTCGCTACGCCTGCTCGGCGGGGTGCACGCGCTGGTGCTCTCCGGCCGGGCGCCGGAGCTGGCCCGGTACTACCCCAGCGCGGGCGGGGCGTACCGGGCGGCGGACGCCCCCGCCTGCTGGGCCGCGTTCCGGGCGGTCGTCGAGGCCGAGCACGACACGCTGCGCGGCTGGCTGCGCCGGCCGCCCCAGACCAACGAGACCGGCCGGGCCAACCTGCTGCTGGCCGGCCTGCTGCACGCCGTCCACGAGGTGGGCGGGCTGCCGGTGCGCCTCGTCGAGCTGGGCGCGAGCGCCGGGCTGAACCTGCGCGCCGACCGGTTCCGCGTCGAGGCCGCCGGCTTCGCCTGGGGGCCGGCCGACTCCCCCGTACGGCTGCCGGACGCCTGGCGGGGCGGGGCGCCCGACTGGCTGCGGGAAGCCGCCGGGGCGCACCCCGAGCTGACCGTCGTGGAGCGGCTCGGCTGCGACGTCACCCCGATCGACCCGGGCGACCCCGACGGCGCGCTCGCGCTGCGGGCGTACCTCTGGCCGGAGCACACCGCCCGCGCGGCCCGGCTGGCCGGCGCGCTGGAGCTGGCCGGGCGGCTGCCGGCCCGGGTCGTCGCGGCGGGGGCGGCGGACTTCCTCGCCGGGATCACCCCGCGCCCCGGCACGCTGACGGTGGTGTGGCACTCGGTGATGCGGCAGTACGTCCCGGCCGAGGAGTGGGCGCGGGTCACCGCCGAGCTGGACCGGCTGGCCGCCGCCGGCAGCGCCGACGCGCCGGTCGCCCACGTGTCCTTCGAGCCGCACCCGCGCGAGGCCCGCGACGACTTCCAGCTCCGCGCCCGGCTCGGCACCGGCCCGGAACGCCTGCTGGCGGAGGCACACCCCCACGGCCTCCCGGCCTGGCCCGCCTGA
- a CDS encoding DNA polymerase III subunit gamma and tau, translating into MALALYRKYRPRTFAEVIGQEHVTEPLSQALRSGRLNHAYLFSGPRGCGKTSSARILARSLNCEQGPTPEPCGQCDSCRELATDGGSIDVLEIDAASHGGVDDARELREKAIFAPAKSRFKIYVIDEAHMVSSAGFNALLKLVEEPPEYVKFIFATTEPEKVLGTIKSRTHHYPFRLIPPKVLRPYLEQLCEAEGVAVEPAVFPLVVRAGGGSARDSLSVLDQLIAGAGPEGVTYSRAAALLGVTDAALIDEMCDALAAGDGATAYATVDRVAEAGHDARRFASDLLERLRDLIVLQQVPDAAAKGLIDGPADQIERMAAQAQRLGPATLSRCADIVHNGLVEMRGTTAPRLLLELICARMLLPGADDSTGGLLQRLERMERRLTLAGTDAPPAAAGPAPVAAPPPVRPEPAPATTATDPEPAGPPAAAGAPSGAAAARAAALAAAGSPAANGSRAAEAAPGAAEPVGAPAGGPPADAPARRQVPPSAVMPDPATPAPPRPGAAATGNLDAVAVRRVWPDIVAKVNRIKKPAAALMRDAVVRDVDGDTLVLTVKSPVLAQMMGNHTSVLAEVLYEEFGGRWQIRCEVAGERGGASLGGSSRPAAPARPASPPPAAPANQDRSGTGSPSGAGPSGGPSGPGGVSGPNGPSGVSSPSGPNSAAGPSGPSGLAGPNGLAGPDGLSVAVGGPGGASGAGGAGGAAADQVGATRPASGAGASGLGGAPAADAAEDWPEPARPGGAAGSAEDWPEPARPGGAAGGGDDWPEPARPGGTSAVTSTGGTAAAPTATGLPGAASTTRPASAATASATATPAVPKPAGPSGAPQQAAPAGPPVSSAIAAARAAAAGRGPRTGQPVRKTADADWAGEPPYDPDFDGPVRGGGGRPGGARPAAPNFEGFDPGDEPLDEVIDEQTARESSEEQAVRLLREAFGAEKIDEVDAR; encoded by the coding sequence GTGGCACTGGCGCTCTACCGCAAGTACCGGCCGCGTACCTTCGCCGAGGTCATCGGGCAGGAGCACGTCACCGAGCCGCTGTCGCAGGCGCTGCGCAGCGGGCGGCTCAACCATGCCTACCTCTTCTCCGGCCCACGCGGCTGCGGCAAGACCTCCAGCGCCCGGATCCTGGCCCGCTCGCTCAACTGCGAGCAGGGCCCCACCCCGGAGCCGTGCGGGCAGTGCGACTCGTGCCGCGAGCTGGCCACCGACGGCGGCTCGATCGACGTGCTGGAGATCGACGCGGCCAGCCACGGTGGCGTCGACGACGCCCGCGAGCTGCGCGAGAAGGCGATCTTCGCGCCGGCCAAGAGCCGCTTCAAGATCTACGTCATCGACGAGGCGCACATGGTCTCGTCGGCCGGCTTCAACGCCCTGCTCAAGCTGGTCGAGGAGCCGCCGGAGTACGTCAAGTTCATCTTCGCGACCACCGAACCGGAGAAGGTCCTCGGCACGATCAAGTCGCGGACCCACCACTACCCGTTCCGGCTGATCCCGCCGAAGGTGCTCCGGCCCTACCTGGAGCAGCTCTGCGAGGCCGAGGGCGTCGCCGTCGAGCCGGCGGTCTTCCCGCTGGTGGTGCGCGCCGGCGGCGGCAGCGCCCGGGACAGCCTCTCCGTGCTCGACCAGCTCATCGCCGGGGCGGGGCCGGAGGGGGTCACCTACTCCCGGGCCGCCGCCCTGCTCGGCGTGACCGACGCCGCCCTCATCGACGAGATGTGCGACGCGCTGGCGGCCGGGGACGGCGCGACGGCGTACGCGACCGTCGACCGGGTCGCCGAGGCCGGGCACGACGCGCGCCGGTTCGCCTCCGACCTGCTGGAGCGGCTGCGCGACCTGATCGTGCTCCAGCAGGTGCCGGACGCCGCCGCCAAGGGCCTGATCGACGGCCCGGCCGACCAGATCGAGCGGATGGCCGCCCAGGCCCAGCGGCTCGGCCCGGCCACACTGTCCCGCTGCGCCGACATCGTGCACAACGGCCTGGTGGAGATGCGCGGCACCACCGCGCCCCGGCTGCTGCTGGAGCTGATCTGCGCCCGGATGCTGCTGCCCGGGGCCGACGACAGCACCGGCGGTCTGCTCCAGCGCCTCGAACGCATGGAGCGCCGGCTCACCCTCGCCGGCACCGACGCGCCGCCGGCCGCCGCCGGCCCCGCGCCGGTCGCCGCCCCTCCTCCCGTACGCCCCGAGCCCGCCCCCGCCACGACCGCGACTGACCCGGAGCCCGCCGGCCCGCCGGCGGCTGCCGGCGCTCCGTCCGGTGCCGCGGCTGCCCGTGCCGCGGCTCTGGCCGCCGCCGGTTCCCCGGCTGCCAACGGTTCCCGGGCGGCGGAGGCCGCCCCGGGCGCCGCCGAACCGGTGGGTGCGCCCGCCGGTGGCCCGCCCGCCGATGCTCCCGCCCGTCGCCAGGTGCCGCCCTCGGCGGTGATGCCCGACCCGGCGACCCCCGCCCCGCCCCGCCCCGGCGCGGCTGCGACGGGCAACCTGGACGCCGTCGCGGTGCGCCGGGTGTGGCCGGACATCGTGGCGAAGGTCAACCGGATCAAGAAGCCGGCCGCCGCGCTGATGCGCGACGCGGTGGTCCGCGACGTGGACGGCGACACCCTGGTGCTGACCGTCAAGTCGCCGGTGCTCGCACAGATGATGGGCAACCACACGTCGGTGCTGGCCGAGGTGCTGTACGAGGAGTTCGGCGGCCGCTGGCAGATCCGCTGCGAGGTGGCCGGCGAGCGGGGTGGCGCGTCACTCGGTGGCTCGTCCCGTCCCGCCGCGCCGGCCCGCCCGGCGTCCCCGCCGCCGGCAGCCCCCGCCAACCAGGACCGAAGCGGTACCGGCAGCCCGTCCGGTGCCGGCCCCTCCGGCGGCCCGAGCGGCCCAGGCGGCGTGAGTGGTCCGAACGGCCCGAGCGGCGTGAGTAGCCCGAGCGGCCCGAATAGCGCGGCCGGCCCGAGTGGCCCGAGCGGCCTGGCCGGCCCGAACGGACTGGCCGGTCCGGATGGCCTCAGTGTCGCGGTCGGCGGGCCTGGTGGCGCGAGTGGCGCGGGTGGTGCGGGTGGTGCCGCTGCCGACCAGGTCGGGGCGACCCGGCCCGCCTCCGGCGCTGGCGCGTCGGGGCTCGGCGGTGCTCCCGCCGCCGACGCGGCCGAGGACTGGCCCGAGCCGGCCCGCCCGGGTGGCGCGGCCGGGAGCGCCGAGGACTGGCCGGAACCGGCCCGCCCGGGTGGCGCGGCCGGGGGCGGCGACGACTGGCCGGAGCCGGCTCGGCCGGGCGGCACGTCGGCCGTCACGTCGACCGGCGGCACGGCAGCCGCCCCGACGGCGACCGGCCTGCCCGGCGCGGCGTCGACCACCCGGCCGGCGAGCGCCGCCACGGCGTCGGCGACCGCCACGCCCGCCGTACCGAAGCCGGCCGGACCGTCGGGGGCGCCGCAGCAGGCCGCGCCCGCCGGCCCCCCGGTGAGCAGCGCGATCGCGGCGGCACGGGCCGCTGCGGCGGGACGCGGCCCGCGTACCGGCCAGCCGGTCCGGAAGACCGCGGACGCCGACTGGGCCGGCGAGCCGCCGTACGACCCGGACTTCGACGGCCCGGTGCGCGGCGGCGGGGGACGCCCCGGCGGCGCCCGGCCGGCGGCCCCGAACTTCGAGGGCTTCGACCCGGGCGACGAGCCGCTGGACGAGGTCATCGACGAGCAGACCGCGCGGGAGTCCAGCGAGGAACAGGCGGTACGGCTGCTGCGCGAGGCCTTCGGCGCCGAGAAGATCGACGAGGTGGACGCCCGCTGA
- a CDS encoding sulfite exporter TauE/SafE family protein translates to MLNVAEGLAVLAAGVAAGAINAVVGSGTLVTFPVLLSLGYPPVVANVSNTVGLVPGSFSAAYAYRRELAGHGGLLARLGVAAVLGGVTGGVLLLLLPPGAFRAIVPALIVLALVLVVVQPRLARALARRRPVADDAGASSAGGQAVRRVGPLLLLGVFGTGVYGGYFGAAQGVLLLGLLGVLLSTDLRWVNGVKNVLAGLVNGVAAVLFVMVGNVAWQPALLIAVGSVVGGLAGGRWGRRLPPVALRAIIVVVGLAALVNLLL, encoded by the coding sequence ATGCTGAACGTCGCCGAAGGGCTGGCCGTGCTGGCCGCCGGGGTCGCGGCGGGCGCCATCAACGCGGTGGTGGGCTCGGGCACGTTGGTGACCTTCCCGGTCCTGCTCTCCCTCGGCTATCCGCCGGTGGTGGCGAACGTGTCGAACACCGTCGGGCTGGTGCCAGGGTCGTTCTCCGCGGCGTACGCCTATCGCCGGGAGCTGGCCGGGCACGGTGGCCTGCTGGCCCGCCTGGGCGTCGCCGCCGTGCTCGGCGGGGTCACCGGCGGCGTACTGCTGCTGCTCCTGCCGCCCGGCGCGTTCCGGGCCATCGTGCCGGCGCTGATCGTCCTGGCGTTGGTGCTCGTGGTGGTGCAGCCGCGACTGGCGCGGGCGTTGGCCCGCCGGCGGCCGGTCGCGGACGACGCGGGCGCGTCGTCGGCCGGCGGTCAGGCGGTACGGCGGGTGGGGCCGCTGCTGCTGCTCGGCGTCTTCGGCACCGGGGTGTACGGCGGCTACTTCGGCGCGGCCCAGGGAGTGCTGCTGCTGGGGCTGCTCGGGGTGCTGCTCTCCACCGACCTGCGCTGGGTCAACGGGGTGAAGAACGTGCTCGCCGGCCTGGTGAACGGGGTCGCGGCGGTCCTGTTCGTCATGGTGGGGAACGTGGCATGGCAGCCGGCGCTGCTGATCGCGGTGGGTTCGGTGGTGGGGGGCCTGGCCGGCGGCCGGTGGGGACGCCGGCTCCCGCCGGTGGCGCTGCGCGCCATCATCGTGGTCGTCGGGCTCGCCGCCCTGGTCAACCTGCTGCTCTGA
- a CDS encoding kinase — translation MKRGVVLYGPPAAGKDTITRYLGVLDQRYVLFPCLEAGPGRTNGTRTATPTEIEELRRRGEIVWASRRHGAAHVIDRPGLAARLAEHVPVIHLRHVEGIDAVTGAFPDARWLVAFVWCPREIAEVRVGQRGTGDTDGWDEVPIIGHADLTINTLLTDPEDAARQIDSRVTAMGQPWSGPPVP, via the coding sequence CGGCCCGCCGGCGGCGGGGAAGGACACCATCACCCGCTACCTGGGGGTGTTGGACCAGCGGTACGTCCTGTTCCCCTGCCTCGAAGCCGGGCCGGGCCGGACGAACGGCACCCGGACGGCCACCCCGACCGAGATCGAGGAACTCCGTCGGCGAGGCGAGATCGTCTGGGCGAGCCGGCGGCACGGGGCCGCCCACGTCATCGACCGGCCGGGACTCGCCGCGCGGCTCGCCGAGCATGTGCCGGTGATCCACCTCCGCCACGTCGAAGGCATCGACGCCGTCACCGGAGCCTTCCCCGACGCGCGCTGGCTCGTGGCCTTCGTCTGGTGCCCCCGGGAGATCGCCGAGGTGCGGGTCGGGCAGCGCGGCACCGGCGACACGGACGGCTGGGACGAGGTCCCGATCATCGGGCACGCGGACCTGACCATCAACACCCTCCTGACCGACCCGGAGGACGCCGCCCGGCAGATCGACAGCCGGGTCACCGCCATGGGTCAGCCGTGGTCAGGGCCGCCGGTCCCGTAG